A section of the Osmia lignaria lignaria isolate PbOS001 chromosome 16, iyOsmLign1, whole genome shotgun sequence genome encodes:
- the LOC117600725 gene encoding kynurenine/alpha-aminoadipate aminotransferase, mitochondrial has translation MHKNKDKFKMDYSSFTTEVSKRRRSATTRELTKIAYSAAKNVVSLAEGMPNEETFPFTEISIKLNDGSSFTLDDRELGAALQYIPTQGYPPLLQSLREFQRRAHAPPLWESRDIVVVSGSQDGLSKTLEAIIGPGEPLLVHDPFYPGVEVVVTPHKAELIPIPQDEYGLVPEILRETLKDRELSGKKMPKIMYINPTGSNPTGVVIPLERRKEIYRIACEYNFLILDDDPYHFMHFDDVEPKSFLSLDTEGRVIRLDSFSKIISSGIRLGFITAAAPLIASIELHLQSSHLHAPTLSQVILYKLMKVWGYDGLMNHFMGIRCFYKQRRDVIAALAEKHLRGLVDFSIPMGGFFLWIKVRGIKDTWKMIMQRGVTEGVIMAPGAAFMKDPSKPCNAIRASFAKASYEEMDLALERLAYLIKSELCNNYSIMNGN, from the exons atgcataaaaataaagataagttTAAGATGGATTATTCGTCGTTCACGACGGAAGTGTCGAAGCGACGACGGTCGGCGACAACCAGGGAATTAA CGAAAATAGCTTATTCCGCGGCGAAAAATGTTGTCTCACTGGCGGAGGGTATGCCGAACGAGGAGACGTTCCCATTCACAGAAATCTCCATCAAACTTAACGATGGATCGTCTTTCACCCTCGACGACAGAGAATTGGGTGCTGCTTTGCAGTATATTCCCACCCAAGGTTACCCTCCACTTCTTCAA agcctGAGGGAGTTTCAGAGAAGGGCACACGCACCACCCTTATGGGAGAGCCGCGATATCGTGGTCGTCTCCGGATCTCAGGACGGATTAAGCAAAACTCTCGAGGCCATAATCGGTCCTGGAGAGCCGCTTTTAGTGCATGATCCTTTTTACCCAGGCGTGGAAGTTGTG gtAACGCCTCACAAGGCAGAGCTGATACCAATCCCTCAAGATGAATACGGTTTGGTACCAGAGATTTTGAGGGAGACATTGAAGGACCGAGAACTCTCTGGCAAGAAAATGCCAAAAATAATGTACATAAATCCCACGGGCTCGAATCCCACGGGAGTCGTTATTCCCCTGGAAAGGCGGAAGGAGATCTACAGGATAGCCTGCGAGTACAACTTTCTGATTCTCGACGATGATCCTTACCATTTTATGCATTTCGATGAT GTGGAACCGAAGTCATTCTTATCGTTGGACACGGAAGGCCGAGTAATCAGGCTGGATTCCTTCTCCAAAATAATCAGCAGTGGTATCAGATTGGGATTCATAACAGCAGCAGCTCCGCTGATAGCTAGCATAGAGCTACATTTGCAGAGCAGTCATCTGCATGCCCCTACGTTATCGCAG GTGATACTGTACAAGTTAATGAAGGTATGGGGATACGACGGACTAATGAATCATTTCATGGGGATAAGGTGCTTCTATAAGCAACGCAGGGACGTTATCGCCGCATTGGCTGAAAAACACTTAAGAG gTCTAGTAGACTTCTCAATACCGATGGGAGGGTTCTTCCTCTGGATCAAGGTCCGAGGTATCAAAGATACCTGGAAAATGATCATGCAGAGAGGAGTCACAGAGGGTGTCATAATGGCACCTGGAGCAGCCTTCATGAAAGATCCTAGCAAACCTTGCAACGCTATCAGAGCGAGTTTTGCGAAAGCTTCTTACGAAGAAATGGATCTG GCGTTGGAGAGGTTGGCATATCTAATCAAATCCGAgttatgtaataattattcaataatgAATGGGAATTAG